Proteins co-encoded in one Desulfitobacterium hafniense DCB-2 genomic window:
- a CDS encoding DVU_1553 family AMP-dependent CoA ligase: MVPEKTPLEAWIARKVTGSSSEMLTTKKLRDYQLNKLGETIDYVRAKSSFYQRHLPRHGAKADCSLVQLEDIGALPFTTAADLRRFGQEMICVKGSDIHRIVTLQTSGTTGLPKRVFFTEEDQELTLDFFHQGMLTMVKPGDRVLILLPGKVPGSVGELLQRGLARAGAEGLVHGPVVTPQAALEQMNRDKVNVLVGIPTQVLTLARVQKKAQVTLPPLHSVLLTTDHVPRSIVRELVKVWGCQVFNHYGMTEMGLGGGVDCRGLSGYHLREADLYFEIIDPLTGRPVQAGEFGEIVFTTLTRTGMPLIRYRTGDYSRFIVDACPCGTVLRNLERVGSRDCLNLGAGKLLSMADLDEVIFPWEGVLDFSARMAEEYGKMVLTLEILMDGPNRERVEQTIRQEVETHPALRNLMEEGQLQVNLNFNADTAAYRGGNGTGKRMICDQRG; encoded by the coding sequence GTGGTGCCGGAGAAAACCCCTCTGGAAGCCTGGATTGCCCGGAAGGTTACGGGCAGCAGTTCAGAGATGCTTACCACCAAAAAACTGAGAGATTATCAGCTGAACAAACTGGGGGAGACCATAGACTACGTAAGGGCAAAAAGCTCTTTCTACCAAAGGCACTTGCCAAGGCATGGGGCCAAGGCCGATTGCTCTTTGGTTCAGCTTGAGGATATCGGGGCGCTGCCTTTTACTACCGCTGCTGATCTGCGCCGGTTCGGACAGGAGATGATCTGTGTTAAAGGAAGCGATATTCACCGGATTGTCACTCTCCAAACCTCCGGAACCACAGGGCTCCCGAAAAGAGTATTCTTCACCGAAGAGGATCAGGAATTGACTCTTGATTTTTTCCACCAAGGCATGCTGACCATGGTTAAGCCCGGGGACCGGGTACTGATCCTTCTGCCGGGGAAAGTACCGGGCAGTGTGGGTGAGCTTTTGCAGCGGGGGCTGGCCCGTGCCGGAGCCGAGGGGCTTGTTCATGGACCGGTGGTTACTCCCCAGGCCGCTCTGGAGCAAATGAACCGGGACAAGGTGAATGTGTTGGTAGGCATACCTACCCAGGTCCTGACTTTAGCCAGAGTGCAGAAAAAGGCTCAGGTAACGCTCCCGCCTTTGCACAGTGTTTTGCTGACTACGGATCATGTTCCCCGCAGCATCGTCAGGGAATTGGTTAAAGTCTGGGGATGCCAGGTTTTTAATCACTATGGCATGACGGAAATGGGCCTGGGCGGCGGCGTCGATTGCCGGGGGCTGAGTGGTTACCACTTGCGGGAAGCGGATCTCTACTTTGAGATCATCGATCCCTTGACAGGCCGGCCGGTTCAGGCAGGAGAATTCGGTGAAATTGTGTTTACCACATTGACTCGTACAGGGATGCCCCTGATCCGTTATCGGACCGGAGACTATTCCCGCTTTATAGTTGATGCCTGTCCTTGCGGGACTGTTCTGCGCAATTTAGAGCGGGTAGGTTCCAGGGACTGCCTGAATCTCGGTGCCGGTAAACTGTTAAGTATGGCTGATTTGGATGAAGTGATCTTCCCTTGGGAGGGGGTGCTTGATTTTTCGGCAAGGATGGCTGAGGAGTATGGAAAAATGGTTCTAACCCTTGAGATTCTTATGGACGGCCCTAATCGGGAAAGGGTAGAGCAAACTATCCGTCAAGAGGTTGAAACACATCCGGCCCTTCGGAATCTTATGGAGGAGGGGCAGCTCCAAGTGAACCTAAACTTTAATGCCGATACCGCCGCCTACAGGGGTGGCAATGGAACAGGGAAAAGGATGATTTGTGACCAAAGGGGATGA
- the trsM gene encoding DVU_1556 family methyltransferase codes for MKNLYENDLLYRTTGPALRPGGFELTDWAVEHCRFQAGDRILDVGCGRGATVNRLRSHYHLEAYGIDPSATLLTLGQETYPDLPLSKGRGEDIPFTNSCFDGVFVECSLSLMTDPDQALSEIRRVLKVKGKLIIHDVYARNPQGTPDLRELNIGTCIRNALVKEDLEHGLESKGLRTIHWQDHSPLLNRLMMELIMTHGSMSAFWLKSTDCSADPNRVQAALKKAKVGYFQLIAEKEAEKEAEHCPVR; via the coding sequence ATGAAGAATTTATATGAGAATGATCTGTTGTACAGGACAACCGGCCCTGCCTTGCGTCCCGGCGGGTTTGAGCTGACGGATTGGGCAGTGGAGCATTGCCGGTTTCAGGCGGGGGACAGGATTCTCGATGTGGGCTGTGGTCGGGGGGCTACTGTAAATAGGCTGAGATCCCACTATCATTTGGAAGCCTATGGTATCGACCCCTCGGCAACCTTGCTGACTCTCGGCCAGGAGACCTATCCGGATTTGCCGCTAAGCAAAGGCCGGGGAGAGGATATCCCTTTTACAAACAGCTGCTTCGACGGTGTATTTGTGGAATGCAGTCTCTCTTTAATGACCGATCCCGATCAAGCCTTGAGCGAAATCCGGCGGGTACTTAAGGTCAAGGGGAAGCTGATTATCCATGATGTCTATGCCCGCAATCCCCAAGGCACTCCGGACCTCCGGGAACTCAACATAGGAACATGCATCAGAAATGCCTTAGTTAAGGAAGACTTGGAGCACGGCCTGGAGAGCAAGGGATTGCGGACTATCCATTGGCAGGATCATTCCCCTCTCTTAAACCGACTGATGATGGAACTGATCATGACCCATGGCTCCATGAGTGCTTTCTGGCTGAAATCAACCGATTGTTCAGCGGATCCCAACAGAGTGCAGGCTGCACTTAAGAAGGCTAAAGTAGGGTACTTCCAGTTGATTGCCGAAAAAGAAGCAGAAAAGGAGGCTGAACATTGTCCAGTACGATGA
- a CDS encoding DVU_1551 family NTP transferase — MNGIGATPYSESQKFHIAAIILAAGFSLRMKSFKPLLPLGSASVIETAIQSFRKAGFMDIRVVLGHKAGELLPICDALGVQPILNEDYAEGMFSSVKAGVKSLGREVDGFFLLPADNPLIQADTLQRLYEGFNLGPGGIVYPVCQGKRGHPPLISRSYRDSILSWRGEGGLRALLEHYQADALEVGTEDQGVLLDMDTPEDYRTLLKHYGCAPTPTEFECYELLKGNNTPDQVIKHCETVARLSVFLGEQLSEAGLHLNRELLRTSALLHDIARLKPNHPQEGAKLTAAYPEVSAIIAAHMDCPWEPSQPLTEQEIVYLADKLVAKERIVSLQERFKGSVERHQNEPEVLEHVYRRFGQAYRIHDRVEEILGKSVQTLIKSNLGSDVHG, encoded by the coding sequence ATGAATGGCATAGGAGCAACACCATACAGCGAATCCCAAAAATTTCATATTGCCGCCATCATTTTGGCAGCCGGTTTTTCCTTGCGGATGAAAAGCTTTAAACCCCTTCTGCCCTTGGGTTCAGCCAGTGTCATAGAAACAGCGATCCAATCATTCCGGAAAGCAGGCTTCATGGATATTCGGGTTGTTCTCGGACATAAAGCCGGGGAGCTTTTGCCGATATGTGATGCATTGGGTGTTCAGCCTATCTTGAATGAAGATTATGCTGAAGGCATGTTTTCCTCGGTCAAGGCCGGAGTGAAGAGCTTAGGTCGGGAAGTGGACGGATTTTTTCTCTTGCCTGCTGATAACCCCCTCATCCAGGCGGACACCCTACAGAGGCTATATGAAGGCTTCAACCTGGGGCCGGGAGGCATCGTTTATCCGGTCTGCCAGGGAAAAAGAGGTCATCCCCCTTTGATTTCCCGATCCTATAGGGACAGCATTCTCAGCTGGAGGGGTGAAGGCGGACTTAGGGCCCTTCTGGAACATTACCAGGCTGATGCCCTTGAGGTGGGCACGGAGGATCAAGGAGTGCTGCTGGATATGGATACCCCTGAGGATTACAGGACCCTATTAAAGCATTATGGCTGTGCCCCTACCCCCACAGAATTCGAATGTTATGAATTGCTTAAAGGGAACAACACCCCGGACCAGGTCATCAAACACTGTGAAACGGTGGCCCGTTTAAGTGTTTTTTTGGGCGAGCAATTAAGCGAAGCAGGGCTGCATTTAAATCGGGAATTATTAAGAACCTCTGCTTTATTGCATGATATAGCCAGGCTTAAACCCAATCATCCCCAAGAAGGAGCTAAACTTACTGCTGCCTACCCGGAGGTTTCCGCTATTATTGCCGCCCATATGGACTGTCCCTGGGAGCCTTCCCAACCGCTGACCGAGCAGGAAATCGTCTATCTGGCGGATAAACTGGTGGCCAAGGAGCGGATTGTTTCACTCCAGGAGCGATTTAAGGGGAGTGTGGAACGGCATCAAAACGAACCGGAAGTTCTTGAACATGTTTATCGGCGCTTTGGTCAGGCCTATAGAATCCATGACCGTGTCGAAGAAATCCTGGGAAAATCGGTACAAACCTTAATCAAGTCAAATCTGGGGAGTGATGTTCATGGATAA
- the trsS gene encoding radical SAM (seleno)protein TrsS, whose amino-acid sequence MISDTRSVCPECLKRIPARRIVEEDRVYMVKRCPEHGEYRALLWRGNPGWESWVRPTLPSQPLACFTEVAEGCPYDCGLCADHWKQTCAALLEVTQRCNLNCRFCFADAGGSARDPSLEVLTRWFRKVMEASGPTNIQLSGGEPTLRDDLPEIVALGKSEGFDFIQVNSNGLRLAAEKDYVRRLQEAGLDSLFLQFDGVDDTVYSALRGRKLLSTKIKAIENCAELGVGVVLVPTLVPGINTQQIGDMVRFALEYHPGVRGIHFQPVSYFGRIPQEPRDEDRFTLPEVIQAIEEQTQGLIKASDIKPNNGKCSFSSSFVKQSDGSLRSVQTKNCCGEPERAEDLVRKTRSFVARQWGGIEQTAGTCCSGNSWDLQLRQIKSAGFALTGMAFQDAWNLDLERLQNCCIHVLSPEEKMIPFCAYNLTDCQGKSLYRKEP is encoded by the coding sequence ATGATCTCTGATACACGCAGCGTTTGCCCGGAATGTCTGAAGCGGATTCCTGCCCGGCGGATAGTGGAAGAGGATCGGGTTTATATGGTAAAACGATGCCCGGAGCATGGTGAATACAGGGCTCTCCTCTGGAGAGGAAATCCCGGTTGGGAATCCTGGGTGAGACCCACACTTCCCAGTCAGCCCTTGGCTTGTTTTACAGAAGTGGCAGAGGGTTGTCCTTATGATTGCGGCCTATGCGCCGACCATTGGAAACAGACCTGTGCGGCGCTGTTGGAAGTCACTCAGCGCTGTAATCTGAACTGCCGCTTCTGCTTTGCCGATGCAGGGGGCAGCGCCCGGGATCCATCCCTGGAAGTTTTGACCCGATGGTTCCGAAAGGTGATGGAAGCCAGCGGCCCTACGAATATTCAGTTATCCGGCGGCGAACCGACCTTAAGGGATGATTTGCCTGAGATTGTTGCTTTGGGTAAGTCGGAGGGGTTTGATTTTATCCAGGTTAACTCCAATGGGCTGCGTTTAGCCGCTGAAAAGGACTATGTACGGCGGTTACAGGAAGCGGGGCTGGATTCCCTATTCCTGCAATTTGACGGAGTGGATGACACCGTTTACAGTGCTTTGCGGGGACGAAAGTTGTTGTCCACAAAGATAAAAGCCATTGAAAATTGTGCAGAGCTTGGCGTGGGAGTCGTTCTTGTGCCAACATTGGTGCCAGGTATTAATACTCAGCAGATTGGGGATATGGTAAGGTTTGCCCTGGAGTATCATCCCGGGGTGCGGGGGATTCATTTTCAGCCGGTCAGTTATTTCGGACGGATTCCCCAGGAGCCCCGGGATGAGGATCGCTTTACCTTGCCGGAGGTCATTCAGGCCATCGAAGAGCAGACCCAGGGGCTCATCAAGGCCTCCGATATTAAGCCTAATAACGGGAAATGTTCCTTCAGCAGCAGTTTTGTCAAACAAAGTGACGGTTCTTTAAGAAGTGTCCAGACCAAAAATTGCTGTGGTGAGCCGGAACGTGCCGAGGATTTAGTCCGCAAAACCCGGTCTTTTGTCGCCCGGCAGTGGGGTGGGATAGAACAAACAGCCGGCACCTGCTGCAGCGGGAATTCCTGGGATCTCCAGCTCAGGCAGATTAAAAGCGCCGGTTTTGCCCTGACCGGCATGGCCTTCCAGGATGCCTGGAATCTTGACTTAGAGCGTCTGCAGAACTGCTGCATCCATGTTCTGAGCCCTGAAGAGAAAATGATTCCCTTCTGTGCCTATAATCTTACCGACTGTCAGGGGAAATCCCTCTACCGGAAGGAGCCCTAG
- a CDS encoding DVU_1555 family C-GCAxxG-C-C protein yields MPVDGFRLFQLAAQGFCCSQILIMIGLEDQGKVAPELIRAMHGLCGGMGRSGATCGVLTGGACLIGLAAGKGTVSEQAHPRVHRMVQELLEWFEETYGSLLCEDILHYKLEEGTDYPVKCGSTISAAYDKVQELLAAHMEPENEYEEFI; encoded by the coding sequence TGGTTTTCGTTTATTCCAATTAGCGGCTCAGGGATTTTGCTGCAGCCAAATCCTCATCATGATTGGTTTGGAGGACCAAGGCAAGGTTGCCCCGGAACTGATCCGGGCAATGCATGGCTTATGCGGCGGCATGGGGCGTTCCGGCGCTACCTGCGGTGTGCTGACCGGGGGAGCCTGCCTGATTGGGCTGGCCGCCGGCAAAGGAACTGTGTCCGAGCAAGCCCATCCCCGCGTCCATCGGATGGTGCAGGAATTGCTGGAGTGGTTCGAGGAAACCTATGGCAGCCTGCTTTGTGAGGATATTCTGCATTACAAACTGGAAGAGGGTACGGATTATCCGGTGAAATGCGGCAGCACCATCTCCGCTGCCTATGATAAGGTTCAGGAACTTCTGGCTGCCCATATGGAACCGGAAAATGAGTATGAAGAATTTATATGA